The Xanthomonas sp. DAR 80977 nucleotide sequence TAGCCGTCGGCGCTGAGCCGGTCCAGGATCTGCGGCAGCGCCTTGACCGTGCGTGCGTGGATGTCGTGGAACAGCAGGATGCCGCGCTGCTCGCGGCCGACCTGCTCGAGCACGCGCTGCACGATCGATTCGGGCACCGGGTCGGCCCAGTCCAGCGAGTCCACGTTCCACATCACCGATTTCAACCCGGCCTCGCCCAGGATCTGCATGCCCTCGGCGTTGCGCGCGCCGTACGGGAAGCGGAACAGCGGCGCGCGCTTGGCATCGACCGCGCGCAGCATGCGGTCGGTGTCCAGGATCTGGCTGCGCAGCGCGGCGCCGGTCTCCTTGGACAGCTGCGCGTGGGTCAGGCTGTGGTTGCCGACCGTATAGCCCTGCTCCATCAGCTCGCGGCTGACGCTGGCCAGCGGCGCCAGTTCGACCTTGCCGTCGGCATCGAGCTTGCCCAGGTTGCGGCCGACCTCGAAGAACGTGGCCGGCACGTCGTAGCGCTTGAGGATGGCGACGATCTCGTCGGTGTACTCGCGGTGCGGGCCGTCGTCGAAGCTCAGCACCACGGTCTTCGGCGGCAGGTCGCGGCCGAACACCTCGCGGTCGCTGTCTTTCATCGACATCGGATACGGCGTGATCACCCCGTAGTCGCGCAGGATGCGCTCGCGCGTGTACAGCGTGCCCAGGTGGGCGACGTAGTCCTCCCACTTCTCGCGCTTCTGCACGATCGCGCGGGTGCGGTCGAAGCGGCTGAAGATCGCGGTGATCTCGCGGTTGTAGGTGCGCTCGATCTCGTCCAGCGCCTCCAGGTCCTCGCCGATGCGCTGGTGCAGCTTGATCGCCGGCAGCGAGGAGTCCTTGCCGATGCGCGCCTGCCAGTCGGCCAGGATCTCGCGGAACGCGAGGCGGTCGGCGTCGTACAGGTCCGGCGCCGATTCGACGTAGTCCAGCAGCGCGCCGACCGCGGCGAAGCGCTGCGCGTCCGGCTGCGCCAGCAGCGCATCGAATTGCCTGGCCAACGCGTCGCGCCGCTCCAGTCCCTCGTGGAACAGTTGCTGGCCGACGCCGCTGGAGGTCTGCCGCTCGGCCGGCGACTGCTTGGCCTCGTCGGCGAGCAACACGATGATCTTGCGCTGCGCCGCCAGCTGTTCCTGCAGCTGCGCCTGGATCGCCGTGGCCTGCGCCTGCAGCGCCGGCGAACCCGGCATCGGCGCGGCCGCCGGCGCATGCGTGGCCGCTGCGGCCCCGGCATCGGCCGGCGTGCGCTGGCAGCCGGCCAGCGCGAAGGCGAGCAGGCAGCAGGTGGCGAGGGACAACGGGAAGACGCAACGGCGGTCGTGCATGACCGGGGACTCGCGAAGACGGTGACGGAAGGACACGCGCGCCGCATTTGCCGCGGCCACATGCGCAACGCCCGCCTTGCGGCGGGCGTTGTCGGGTTTACTTCTTGGGCTTGGCCGGCGCCTTGGCGCCGCTCCCGGCCGCTGCGGTAGCCGGCTCGCCGTGGCGCTTGGTCATCCACCATTGCTGCAGCAGGCCCAGCGAACCGTTGGTGACCCAGTACAGCACCAGGCCCGAGGGCACGAAGGCCATCATCACGCCGAACACCAGAGGCATGAACTGCATCATCCGCGCCTGCATCGGGTCCATGCCCGGCGACGGCGTCAGCTTCTGCGTCAGCCACATCACCGCCACGTTGATCACCGGCAGGATGAAGTACGGATCGCGCGCGGTCAGGTCCTGGATCCAGGCGAACCACGGCGCCTGGCGCAGCTCCACCGATTCCACCAGCACCCAGTACAGCGCGAAGAAGATCGGCATCTGCACCAGCACCGGCAGGCAGCCGCCCATGGGGTTGATCTTCTCCTTCTTGTACAGCTCCATCATCGCGGTCTGGAACTTCTGCTTGTCGTCGCCGTAGCGCTCCTTGAGCTGCTGGATGCGCGGCTGGAACTTGCGCATCTTGGCCATGCTCTTGTACTGCGCGGCCGACAGCGGATACAGCACCAGCTTCAGCAGGATCACCAGGCCGACGATCGACCAGCCCCAGTTGCCGAGCAGCGTGTGCAGGTGGCTGAGCACCCAGAACAGGCCCTGGCCGAGCAGCGCCGGCAACGTGAAACGGCTGTAGTCGACCACGCGGTCAAGACCTTTCACCTGTTCCTTGGCGATCTGATCCACCAGCTTCGGGCCGACCCACAGCCGCGCCTCGGTGCTGGCGCGCCCGCCCGGCGCGACGGTGAAGGCCGGGCCGCGCGCTTCGATCACGTGGCGCGGGCCGTCGTTGGACAGCACGTACAGCGCGTCCTGATCGGTTTGCGGGACCCAGGCAGTGAAGAAGTGATGCTGCAGCAGCGCGATCCAGCCGCCCTTGATGGTCTGGTTGACCGGGCCGTCTTCCAGGAAGTCCTTGAACGCGCGGCGCTGGTAGCCGTCCTGCGCGCTGAACCAGGTGGCGCCGTTGAAGCTGAAGGAATCGGGGTTGGTCATGCCGCGGCTGACGATGGTCGGCACCCGGCTCAGCTTGCGGAACACATAGCCCTGCCACGGCTTGCTGCCCTGGTTGACGATCTCGTCCTTGATCTGCACCGCGTAATGGCCGCGCTGCACGGTGTAGACGCGGCGGATGCTGATCCCGTCCGGGCCGTTCCACACGAACGGCACCTGCAGCGCGTCCTGGCCCTTGGCCAGCACGTACTCCTTGCCCGGCTGCTCGGGGCGGAAGCCGCCCGGACCGGGCGACGGCGCGTTGTGCTCGCCGACCCAGCCGCTGGTGGCGGTGTACGGATGCACCGGGTCCTCGGT carries:
- the yidC gene encoding membrane protein insertase YidC; its protein translation is MNQTRLFLIFAWLMVAALLWMEWNKEHAAPAADATAIAAATTLPPAQDADAGATGTPAVPRAVVPGAATVPGATAETSAVPAAGAAPRVTITTDVLHLTLDGRSVFDADLLLFPQTKQPGSPPVALLTEDPVHPYTATSGWVGEHNAPSPGPGGFRPEQPGKEYVLAKGQDALQVPFVWNGPDGISIRRVYTVQRGHYAVQIKDEIVNQGSKPWQGYVFRKLSRVPTIVSRGMTNPDSFSFNGATWFSAQDGYQRRAFKDFLEDGPVNQTIKGGWIALLQHHFFTAWVPQTDQDALYVLSNDGPRHVIEARGPAFTVAPGGRASTEARLWVGPKLVDQIAKEQVKGLDRVVDYSRFTLPALLGQGLFWVLSHLHTLLGNWGWSIVGLVILLKLVLYPLSAAQYKSMAKMRKFQPRIQQLKERYGDDKQKFQTAMMELYKKEKINPMGGCLPVLVQMPIFFALYWVLVESVELRQAPWFAWIQDLTARDPYFILPVINVAVMWLTQKLTPSPGMDPMQARMMQFMPLVFGVMMAFVPSGLVLYWVTNGSLGLLQQWWMTKRHGEPATAAAGSGAKAPAKPKK